The following nucleotide sequence is from Nothobranchius furzeri strain GRZ-AD chromosome 6, NfurGRZ-RIMD1, whole genome shotgun sequence.
CAAAAATCTGCCTGTTGTTTATTTTATCAGAACAGAATCCAGTTTGCAAAACAAAAAGACTGATGATGGTTCTCAGGTCGCAGCAGTTCTTactttttgtcattttgttaaaaaCTTTTTCACCAGAAGTTCTGCCGTGTATATTTCTGCTTCACAGAAACAAGCATCACTTTTTGCTATTATAGTGAAAAACCATTAACAAAAACTCACATATGTTTAATATTAGCTAGTTTGTTTGTAATGATTCCTGTGGGTCAAGTTATCAACTATTTTCTTGTGGTTTTGGTCATTCCAACAAAATGCCCTTAAAAGTTTTTTCCTTTTCTGTTATTCTGCTGTAAATGTGCAGAAAGATAAATGTGCAACTGCTGAATTCCTGCAGCACAGCTCTTCCCCTCAGCTCACCTGTCCTCTCTGTTAttttaaagtgtaaaaaaaagcACATGCATTTTTAGGGAAGTGCCACATTTGTTAAATCACATTTGGACATTAAAAGATTCCACAACGTTCCACTTTTATTCTGCAGTTTGTGTTTTCCATACAGCAGAAGTCATGAAGCCCTAAACAAGATCAGTAATATGAGtagtgcagcagtagctcaggaggtagagcgggctgtccagttatcagaaggttgtaggtttgatcctggctctgaccagagaatgcttcagttgtgtctttgggcaagacacttagcccaccttgcctgctggtggtgggaggtaccggtggcgcctgcgtatggcagcctcgactctgtcagtgcgtcccggtgcagctgtggttacatcgtagctcatcatcacgagcgtgtgaatgtgtgtgtgaatgggtggatgactgattgtgttgtgaaagtgccttggggggttgtagaaccctaagaaagcactgtacaaatacaggccatttaccatagtaATTATTTTAGCACAGCCCCGCCCTGCTCTGCATTAACATGAAGGCTGAATATCAAGAGGACACATTATGACTTTTTTCTAAAGTTATAATAAATCAGTGTTTGATATAAAACATTTTAACTAAGTTCTTTGTACAAAATCCCATTTCACATGAAGCAGTTTCAGCAGTTTGTCTTTGTATTTTTagaaccttccagaatgagttgtcTCAGGGTCTCTCTTTAAGAAAGCAAGATGGAGTTTGCCACGCCCACCCAGGCTTTTATAGACTGAGAAGCTCTAATATCTGGGAGGGATTCTGAGTAGAGCGGCTGCTCCTCCAACAAGCTCTCTCTTGCACGTGAAAGGTTGTTCTACTCTAATTTCTATGATTGTGACCTCACAAAAAGGAACGTTTTAACCCTCtctggctcaaaataagttttgataaaaggacgaacaactaagttcttcagaggtacttctgagttaaaaaatgctcatgaaatacgtacgtggagtaaccaggtaggcaggttttaacgttgcaaatctgcaacgcctgcctccagagggttaaatgccttgttttaggcacataattcctcaaactaaacactgacagaaaactgatGGATGGATTTTTCCTACATTTGGAGCGTTTACagaagcagtagagacccacatggcagcacaaaaggatgcagaaGGTGAATTTTATAAGTCCCCTTTAACCCGACTCTACAAGTCAAAGTTCAGCGGGCATACTGTACCATTTACCTTCCTTGCAGTCGTGTTGATTGTCATGCAGCATGAAGCCACTGCGACACTGACAGCTGTAGCTCCCAAACGTGTTCACACACTCGTGCTGGCAGCCACCGTTAGATTTGGAGCACTCGTCCACATCTGTGGAGACAGTCAAGGACTTTTAACCTCTTTAACCCGACGGTATCGGGTATGTCGGGTTAAAGAGGTTCATCCGTTTCAGTTTTGAGCTTCCACACTAATAAGATAAAACCAACAAAGTCCCAACCTAATGGATCTTAATTAGTGTActgttagtttatttatttatttatacctcACATCATATTGAGGATGTTTATACATCCTTATTAGTAAAGCAAAAATGAGTCGAGTGACTAATTATGGcaacaaaacaacaacatatTTTTCTAATACAAATCACTGCAAATTTAGCATTAAAAACCAACTGTAAAAACACTGATTCTTCTTTTTAGTAAAATTAAAAGGCTGAGAATAACTTTCTCAggttatttttttgtatttaaaagcacaaagccattttataatttaaatatttttattttatctgtTCAAAAATGAGGTTTGCACACTAAATATTGATAGAAAGTACAAAGAATGATGTTTTTTGTTCAAAAAATGATTGCTAAATCTGCTTGAATCTGAAACATGTCTTATAAAAGAACCTTTAATTTGTTGGGtcgattgtttttattttctttgtctTAAACAGTCATTTTAGAATATTCTCAGGAATGAAAATACAATATAGGAGACTTTAGGTGACAATCTGCCTGATAGCACAAATACTGTGTGATATTTACCAGAGAAGAAGTGAGCCTTGAAGCCCTTTTTGGACACAGTGTTGTCCGATTTAAACTCAATCCTCATGTTGTTTTGGAGCGAGGTGATGACGTCGGGTTTCTCTGAGCCACAGAATTTCCCTTGAAGCTTTGAGTCTGAGCTCAGCCCGCTACGTACTTCCACATAGTCGTATTTACACACCTGATTGGAGACACACAGAAACACTCAGACCCAACCAGGGAACACCAGACTAAACCGACACATCAGTGGGCGGCAGCGTACGTCGTTGCCCTCGGTTTCAAAGCCATCAAACACCAGGGTGATCCGGTACTGAGCAGGGGCCACCAGCTGCCACACACAGTTCTTGTTGTGGGGGTACTCGTTGGGCCAGCCGGGCGTGGTGAGGGAGCCGTTCAGACTGGCGATGAAGCCGCCGCAAGCAGCTGCTGGAGGGACGAACCACAAAAATGTTTTCTCAGTGATGACTCACACTCAGTAGATTCACCATTAATTAAAAGACAATTACTCAATATGAGAAACGGCATCCCCAAAAGGCTTGGATTAATGAATAATCAACTTCCTGTAATAGAAAATCTTGGTACTCAAACAGTAAAGTAATCCATGTTAGAGTTATTACTGGAGGAAAAACGGAATACTGAATCTAAAAAGGGTTACTTTGCAGCAGGACAACACTGCCCTCTTGTGGTACGAGAGGATTTCCCTCCTTGCAGCTTTCATTGaacccatagactgtacatttaaCCTAATGACCTTTCCTAGAGAAGCCCACCGGCTCCTGTAACAAACAGCTCTTTCTAAAGGCAAAGATGATCCCAAATGACGGGATGGATGGACCTTTGCTGTGTTAAAAACTTTTTGTCTACTCACCCTCACAGCTGCGTCGGTTGGCTGCCAGCTCATACCCAGGGTCACATGCACATCTGTAGCTGCCTAGCGTGTTCACACAGCGCTGCTCACACTGACCCTTCTCTGGTCTGGAGCACTCGTCCATCTCTAGCCAAAGAAAACTTCAAATCACTGGATGGCTGACAAACACATGTAAAAACTGGAACGTTTGTCTCTGAAACAACACAGACCTTTTAAAAAGCTGGCTGCAAACCCAGCTTTGTTGACCGACCCATCAGACGCAAACTTGAGCCAGAGCTGGTTGGAGCTACTTTTGATGTTTTCTGGTTTTTCGTAGCCACAGAAACGGCCGAGTAACGGGCTGCTCTCTGAGCTGCCATCTCTCACCTCCACATAGTCGTAGGTACAGATGTCATGCTTCTCAGTCTGCAGGAACAACATTAATTCAGTATTTTTGCTTGCCTGATGAAACAAGGTGCATTTTACTAGTGaaatgctcagtctgtcgctggagggactgtgtctcttggctggcagggaacaccttgggattcccccggaggagctggcccaagtgggggagagggaagtctgggcctccatgCTCAggttgctgcccccgcaaccccacTCCCGATAAGcagaagaggatggatggatgctcaGTCTGTGATAAAAAGATTTCTCTCTGCTAAGTGATTTTTACCTCAAATGACTGAAAGGAGAGGCCGACCTGGAACCCCTCTGCCACTGTGATCCGCCACACGCACACTTTGTTGGACTGATAATCATCAGGATAATTAGGAGACTGGATCTGACCGCTGTCCTTCTTCAGCTCTCCACCACAAATAGCTGTGAGAAAGTCAGATCCTGATTTTAGCTTGTTTCATTCACAGACTTTTTCTATGTAGGTCGAACGAAGAAGCAAAGGATTAGAGACCTCATACAACAAAATGTTGCTATAGCATCATGTTGAAAAACTTTTTGTAAGGAGCCTTTTTGGAATTTTCAAGTAATTTAGTAGGTTTAGCCCATAATGTAAAAATATATGTATATCTAAGAATTAATGAAAATATTATTTTCAGTAAAATGTGAAACGTGCAGCAAAGATTGATTAAAGTATAGCAAAGTGGACAAAGGTGACACGACTCTATGAAGGTATTTTCTTTAAAATAAGGCTTCACGTGTACTTTAACTCTATTTACTTTAACATCAAAATTgatgttgggatgctgcccccgcgacccggacccggataaccggaggaagacgacgacgacaatcaaaattgaaaactttcatgcattcatcagcctatgaatgaatgtttcttatgatgcaccttctgcactgaaaCTGCTTTGTTTTTCTCTGATCTGAATTTAGTTTGTGTGTTTAATGAATCAAAattaatttgtgtattttaattatgCTGTTATGCTGATTTTActgttcttgctcctggaaagcacatgGAATtgtctctgtgtatgaaatgtgctttacaaataaagctgccttgcctaaggGTTATGTTGTGCTCTGTTGCCCAGCAGGGGGCAGCCTAAACGCTAAAACTTTGGACCAAAAACGTGACCAGTTTCTGCAGGACTTGTGGAGGTAAAGAATAAATATTTTTCTAATTTGAAATACATGTACCCCAGAGTATATTCTGCTTTTTGGATCTGACTTGAAGAAAaacgtcagaattctgagaaaaaagtaagaattctctttctttacttttttttttcttttcagtggaccTTAATCCTCTTCCGCAGTTttttgtcagaattctgacatgtTTTTCCTCAGGATTATTAAAGTTAGAATTCTGAAATTGAAGTCAgaaatctgacttttttctcagatttCTAACTTTAATAATCCTGAgggaaaaaaaagtcagaattctgagaaaaaagtcactttgatgtcagaattctcttttttcttttcagtggccctaactcTCTTCCGTAGATTGTTTATAAAACCTTTTGATGTTCAGCGAAACGACCCTCCTGATCTTTTTCTTCACAACTACAACATACCAATCATGTTGCTCAGCTACTGGTTATAAAATCTTGCATAATTCATCAATTTTAGTACATATTTTGTTTTATACCAACCTTTACTTTGTCACATTTTTGGATCATGAGGACAaataacaatacatttttttaagaCAGAATAAAATTTAAATTGTGCCTTCATAAACAGCCGAGAAGCCTTTTCCCAgccagctgctgctgcttctgaatTCAACCCAAAGTCGACTGTCCGTAGAGATGATTGGATCCGGGAGTGTGTCCCCACAAAAACGGCCTAGAAATAAAAAGACAGCAACTCTGAATACTCCAGTGATTTGTACCAAaagaatgaatgaacgaacgaatgaatgaatgaatgacttttATTTGATTTAGAGTAAATACTGAATACATAAAACAGGCATCGCCCAACCTTTAAGAGGAGCTTTCCTCCAGAAGCCATCTCGGACCTCCAAGTGGTCGTACCAGCACAAATGACTCCTGAACAGGTCCATGGAGGTAAAGTTAAGGACAATCTGAAACACACAAGAGACATTTTGTACTTTATTGGTTTAGATCAAATATTTTGATGACGAATAACAGCTGAGTATGTAAAATTATTCTTATTTTAAATAGTTGAACTGAATCAAATCTcttgatatatatttttttaatattgAGTTTTACTgttagcttcctgaacagcctcagtttagagaaataaAGCTAACAACCTaagggactgatgagctaaccagCCACTTCAAACACATTTCACAGGAGTTCATATGAATGGTGTtttattttaaagaccaagttcactcagattttcaacacatttgcagaggtctttagtgtaaatgaatgccttgagctctggtgctcctgtttcaggaagaatAAGTTAGCTGGGGGAGAGAGGAGCAGAAGACAACAGGATGTGGTCTTTCAGTCTTACAGCAACACAATGTTTTacccccacaaataacacaagcctgaaggagttctaccatgttgtggagttgctaatgctaacggttagcttctactagttcagacctgctctgctctttcctggttgttaaaccatcaacagccttccccaccgTGAGCCAAGgtaagtgagtccatgaatgcttatCAACAGTTTGACATAGATCTGGGAGGCTTTTCCTGACCCGAGCGTTTTCTTAGTGGGGGGGCAAATTtaagaaataggggtagaagactattttcatgttccgcAAGTATGCAAAACTAAGAGTGATTGATCTTATTATAAGAGTAACAAGTAAAATACAGATTctcaataataattattttttaattaaacaaTAGCTATTCAAATTGGTGTAAGCCAATTTGGACATGAACTCTACTTCATAAGTACCCAAACATCCCTTCAGGTGTTTGCCAGTATTCGTCACCTTTTCTCCTGGAGTGACAGAGATTCTCCAAACACAGTGTGTGTAGGCCGAGTAACCGCTAGGGAAACCCGGAGACGAGAAGTTCCCCGCGCTTTCCTGCAGGCTTTCCCCGCATCcttttacacaaacacacacaaaaacattaaCATGAATGGGCTATTTTGACCTATAACCTATTAATTAAATTAAGATTAAAATGGTTTTACTTGCACATTTGTAGAGTTTTTGGGCTTGAGCGATGTCCCCTTTGCTGAGCCTGGTCCTCTGTCCAATGGATGGTCTGACCCCGTTAACATCATAACGGGGCAAGATTGTGTCTAAGAAGATGCTTCTGTTTCAGACAAATcacaaatgtgaacataattattaaaaaaaactttttaaggaATAAACACACCAATAGGGCTTCATATTACcaaacctttcaaaataaaagcatgatatTTGGCAGTGAAAAGAGAGAGTTCAGAGTTGTTCACTATCAACATCTTGATTCTTTTATTAATCTCCCCCTGTGTTCTGAGCTCCCTCTCTTAcacggttaccatggtgatgaaccTGCAAATGACAGGCATGTGCAAACAGAGCGCTGTAAATGGGGCCTCTGGCCGGTGCCAGCCGGTTCAGTGGAGCCCGCTCCTGAATGCCAGAGGGGAAAAAACGGGCCACTCCAGCCCAAATTATTCAACAAAGACCCAACTGCTCGGCCTTTATTTAGCTTGGCGCGCTTCCCTGACCCAGACCTGCAAAACAGTTCTGGGTATAAAAAGAGCCCCAAAGCAAAGAGAGAGGCAAAGGGGTAAACAACATGCACAAGACAGAAATAAAAAAGGGAACAAGTGTGAAACAATTTATGTAACAATAAAACCAGGTTTGGACAAACAAGTGAGATGTTTATCAGATATAAAATGTAATAGACAGGACCACACACTGACCTGGAGAATGTATTCCTTGCATAATGCATAATGCTGCCGAAGTCGTACACCTCTCCCAGGGAGTCCACCTCGCCCGGCTCCATCTTCAGGAAGTTGTACTCTTGTCCTTTTGGAGCCCAGGAGGTCAGAGGGAAAAACATCTGCAGCATCAGTAAACAGAGACCTCCTCAGAAAACAGCTTTGCAAAAGTACCTGGCTGGATGTTGTCTCTAATGATGTCAACGTGCTCATCGCGGTCTGGACGTGTGTGTTCGTGCCAGAAGCCGACCACGTGGCCCAGTTCATGAACCACGATGCCAAACTTATCACAGTTCTTCCCGATGGAGATGGCCTGGGGCCCACCGCCTCTCCTCCCCACGTAGGAGCAGCAGCTGTGGGGTGGGAAAAAAATTATATACTTAGAAAAAACTGACAAATATTACTTCTGTATGTATACAGTAACCACCCTTTGTTCTCAAAAGCTGTCTTCTAGAAGCATATTTAGCCTTTGGCTCCATAGTCTTAGAGGCT
It contains:
- the LOC107373116 gene encoding bone morphogenetic protein 1 isoform X1, with protein sequence MRGKMDARIALVLLCAMSGSADRFEAEEARVNLQEDVIDYKDPCKAAAFLGDIALDEEDLRLFKEAYSKNEEKQSDNTNSADNSTSSKSIQRTADSQSVPRQKRAATSRPERVWPDGIIPYVISGNFSGSQRAIFRQAMRHWEKHTCVTFTERTNEESYIVFTYRPCGSTGGIPRRTLDNVAEDCCSYVGRRGGGPQAISIGKNCDKFGIVVHELGHVVGFWHEHTRPDRDEHVDIIRDNIQPGQEYNFLKMEPGEVDSLGEVYDFGSIMHYARNTFSRSIFLDTILPRYDVNGVRPSIGQRTRLSKGDIAQAQKLYKCARCGESLQESAGNFSSPGFPSGYSAYTHCVWRISVTPGEKIVLNFTSMDLFRSHLCWYDHLEVRDGFWRKAPLKGRFCGDTLPDPIISTDSRLWVEFRSSSSWLGKGFSAVYEAICGGELKKDSGQIQSPNYPDDYQSNKVCVWRITVAEGFQVGLSFQSFETEKHDICTYDYVEVRDGSSESSPLLGRFCGYEKPENIKSSSNQLWLKFASDGSVNKAGFAASFLKEMDECSRPEKGQCEQRCVNTLGSYRCACDPGYELAANRRSCEAAACGGFIASLNGSLTTPGWPNEYPHNKNCVWQLVAPAQYRITLVFDGFETEGNDVCKYDYVEVRSGLSSDSKLQGKFCGSEKPDVITSLQNNMRIEFKSDNTVSKKGFKAHFFSDVDECSKSNGGCQHECVNTFGSYSCQCRSGFMLHDNQHDCKEAGCDHSVNSVSGTISSPNWPDKYPSKKACTWSLSTSPGHRIKLVFNEVDMEAHLECAYDHLEIFDGNDIRAPTLGRFCGSRKPSPVVSSSNSMFLRFFSDNSVQKRGFEASYRAECGGNLKAEVKTKELYSHAQFGDNNYPGGSDCLWVVTAEKGYGVEMIFQVFDTEEEADCGYDYVELYDGADVKSPRLGRYCGSGTPEDVYSAGDAITLKFHSDDSISKKGFHARYTSTKFQDTLHTSD
- the LOC107373116 gene encoding bone morphogenetic protein 1 isoform X3, which codes for MRGKMDARIALVLLCAMSGSADRFEAEEARVNLQEDVIDYKDPCKAAAFLGDIALDEEDLRLFKEAYSKNEEKQSDNTNSADNSTSSKSIQRTADSQSVPRQKRAATSRPERVWPDGIIPYVISGNFSGSQRAIFRQAMRHWEKHTCVTFTERTNEESYIVFTYRPCGCCSYVGRRGGGPQAISIGKNCDKFGIVVHELGHVVGFWHEHTRPDRDEHVDIIRDNIQPGQEYNFLKMEPGEVDSLGEVYDFGSIMHYARNTFSRSIFLDTILPRYDVNGVRPSIGQRTRLSKGDIAQAQKLYKCARCGESLQESAGNFSSPGFPSGYSAYTHCVWRISVTPGEKIVLNFTSMDLFRSHLCWYDHLEVRDGFWRKAPLKGRFCGDTLPDPIISTDSRLWVEFRSSSSWLGKGFSAVYEAICGGELKKDSGQIQSPNYPDDYQSNKVCVWRITVAEGFQVGLSFQSFETEKHDICTYDYVEVRDGSSESSPLLGRFCGYEKPENIKSSSNQLWLKFASDGSVNKAGFAASFLKEMDECSRPEKGQCEQRCVNTLGSYRCACDPGYELAANRRSCEAACGGFIASLNGSLTTPGWPNEYPHNKNCVWQLVAPAQYRITLVFDGFETEGNDVCKYDYVEVRSGLSSDSKLQGKFCGSEKPDVITSLQNNMRIEFKSDNTVSKKGFKAHFFSDVDECSKSNGGCQHECVNTFGSYSCQCRSGFMLHDNQHDCKEAGCDHSVNSVSGTISSPNWPDKYPSKKACTWSLSTSPGHRIKLVFNEVDMEAHLECAYDHLEIFDGNDIRAPTLGRFCGSRKPSPVVSSSNSMFLRFFSDNSVQKRGFEASYRAECGGNLKAEVKTKELYSHAQFGDNNYPGGSDCLWVVTAEKGYGVEMIFQVFDTEEEADCGYDYVELYDGADVKSPRLGRYCGSGTPEDVYSAGDAITLKFHSDDSISKKGFHARYTSTKFQDTLHTSD
- the LOC107373116 gene encoding bone morphogenetic protein 1 isoform X2, which codes for MRGKMDARIALVLLCAMSGSADRFEAEEARVNLQEDVIDYKDPCKAAAFLGDIALDEEDLRLFKEAYSKNEEKQSDNTNSADNSTSSKSIQRTADSQSVPRQKRAATSRPERVWPDGIIPYVISGNFSGSQRAIFRQAMRHWEKHTCVTFTERTNEESYIVFTYRPCGCCSYVGRRGGGPQAISIGKNCDKFGIVVHELGHVVGFWHEHTRPDRDEHVDIIRDNIQPGQEYNFLKMEPGEVDSLGEVYDFGSIMHYARNTFSRSIFLDTILPRYDVNGVRPSIGQRTRLSKGDIAQAQKLYKCARCGESLQESAGNFSSPGFPSGYSAYTHCVWRISVTPGEKIVLNFTSMDLFRSHLCWYDHLEVRDGFWRKAPLKGRFCGDTLPDPIISTDSRLWVEFRSSSSWLGKGFSAVYEAICGGELKKDSGQIQSPNYPDDYQSNKVCVWRITVAEGFQVGLSFQSFETEKHDICTYDYVEVRDGSSESSPLLGRFCGYEKPENIKSSSNQLWLKFASDGSVNKAGFAASFLKEMDECSRPEKGQCEQRCVNTLGSYRCACDPGYELAANRRSCEAAACGGFIASLNGSLTTPGWPNEYPHNKNCVWQLVAPAQYRITLVFDGFETEGNDVCKYDYVEVRSGLSSDSKLQGKFCGSEKPDVITSLQNNMRIEFKSDNTVSKKGFKAHFFSDVDECSKSNGGCQHECVNTFGSYSCQCRSGFMLHDNQHDCKEAGCDHSVNSVSGTISSPNWPDKYPSKKACTWSLSTSPGHRIKLVFNEVDMEAHLECAYDHLEIFDGNDIRAPTLGRFCGSRKPSPVVSSSNSMFLRFFSDNSVQKRGFEASYRAECGGNLKAEVKTKELYSHAQFGDNNYPGGSDCLWVVTAEKGYGVEMIFQVFDTEEEADCGYDYVELYDGADVKSPRLGRYCGSGTPEDVYSAGDAITLKFHSDDSISKKGFHARYTSTKFQDTLHTSD